The proteins below are encoded in one region of Apium graveolens cultivar Ventura chromosome 4, ASM990537v1, whole genome shotgun sequence:
- the LOC141716844 gene encoding uncharacterized protein LOC141716844: MDEFPGGSIRRSARLILHKLRRPVAGPIHINLEEAEVEIIDAGGNNEEDNIVVEQEIENDVDKVISNIQTDEPAREPEIENDVEQMITNVQTDVPTRGEVVVYNSDDDFINPAPWLIKKNDACESKKVNKRLQVKVKSYNLLGINQLTNCLIL, translated from the exons GTAGTATAAGACGGAGCGCACGCCTTATACTACATAAACTACGCAGACCAGTTGCTGGCCCAATTCACATTAATTTGGAAGAAGCCGAAGTTGAAATTATTGACGCGGGAGGCAATAATGAAGAAGATAATATAGTTGTAGAACAAGAGATAGAAAATGATGTTGATAAGGTGATTAGCAATATACAAACTGATGAACCAGCAAGAG AACCTGAAATAGAAAATGATGTTGAGCAGATGATTACCAATGTACAAACAGATGTTCCAACAAGAG GGGAAGTTGTTGTTTATAATTCGGATGATGATTTTATAAATCCAGCACCGTGGTTGATAAAGAAAAATGATGCCTGTGAATCAAAAAAAGTCAACAAAAGACTTCAAGTTAAGGTAAAATCATATAATCTATTGGGTATTAACCAGTTAACTAATTGTCTAATTTTGTAG